Proteins encoded in a region of the Acidobacteriota bacterium genome:
- the folP gene encoding dihydropteroate synthase, with product MHWKIARRTLSLERPLVMAILNVTPDSFSDGGRFALLDDALRRVEEIVAEGADIIDIGGESTRPGSQRVSAEDECERVIPVIAAIAKRFDVPVSIDTSKAQVARAATEAGAEIINDIAGLRWDAEIAAVAAASGAGLVLMHSRGEFETMHSEPPVADVIEEVAAGLRRSIAAANERGVMNEQIVLDIGIGFGKTPRQNLELLAKLDKLSSSLPGFPLLVGASRKSFIAKTLGDMPPEARLPASLAAAAVAVMNGAQIIRAHDVRETVQAVRLAAAILEQR from the coding sequence ATGCACTGGAAAATCGCACGCAGAACGCTCTCGCTTGAGCGGCCGTTGGTGATGGCGATACTGAATGTGACGCCGGATAGCTTTTCCGACGGCGGCCGATTCGCTTTGCTCGATGACGCGCTTCGGCGGGTTGAAGAGATAGTTGCGGAAGGTGCTGACATCATCGACATCGGCGGCGAATCGACGCGGCCGGGCAGCCAAAGGGTCTCAGCGGAAGACGAATGCGAGCGTGTAATTCCGGTGATCGCGGCGATCGCAAAGCGCTTTGACGTACCGGTCTCGATCGATACTAGCAAGGCCCAGGTCGCACGGGCTGCGACAGAAGCGGGTGCAGAGATCATCAATGACATCGCCGGGTTGCGATGGGATGCCGAGATCGCTGCCGTCGCAGCGGCGAGCGGAGCGGGCCTTGTGCTGATGCACTCTCGCGGCGAGTTTGAGACGATGCACAGCGAGCCGCCGGTTGCGGACGTTATCGAAGAGGTCGCTGCAGGCTTGCGCCGTTCGATAGCTGCGGCAAATGAACGCGGTGTCATGAACGAACAGATCGTGCTCGATATCGGCATCGGCTTTGGCAAGACTCCGCGGCAGAACTTAGAATTGCTCGCCAAACTTGATAAACTGTCGTCCTCGCTTCCGGGTTTTCCGCTGCTTGTCGGCGCTTCGCGAAAGTCTTTCATCGCAAAGACGCTCGGCGATATGCCGCCCGAAGCGCGGCTTCCGGCAAGCCTTGCCGCCGCTGCGGTCGCGGTGATGAACGGTGCTCAGATCATTAGGGCACATGACGTCCGCGAAACCGTTCAAGCGGTCCGGCTCGCGGCAGCAATATTGGAGCAACGATGA
- a CDS encoding LptE family protein: protein MKFLRLAAIVSLAFTAAGFTDCYKPVTNSGLPNHIKTVAVPAFQAEAKGLRYRVESRFTEAVSREIIRRGNGLKVQGTLQGADAVIEGTIRDFTFTGVLLDRAGRARVYEVTIVSAVTIRDLKEEKIIYDNQNFVFRDSFEFSEDPRSFFNEEDPAVERIARAFAESAVSAFVNGIGVREEKK, encoded by the coding sequence ATGAAGTTTTTACGCCTCGCAGCAATTGTCTCGCTCGCCTTCACGGCCGCAGGTTTCACCGATTGCTATAAGCCGGTGACGAACTCCGGATTGCCAAACCACATAAAGACGGTGGCAGTTCCGGCATTTCAGGCCGAGGCGAAGGGGCTACGCTATCGGGTCGAATCGAGGTTTACTGAGGCCGTCAGCCGCGAGATAATCCGCCGCGGCAATGGGCTAAAGGTGCAGGGCACGCTGCAGGGGGCTGATGCCGTTATCGAAGGCACGATCCGCGATTTCACGTTCACCGGCGTTCTTCTCGACCGCGCGGGCCGTGCCCGAGTTTATGAGGTGACGATCGTTTCGGCGGTCACCATTCGCGACCTGAAGGAAGAGAAGATCATCTACGACAACCAGAACTTCGTGTTTCGTGATTCTTTTGAGTTTTCGGAAGACCCGCGGTCGTTTTTCAACGAAGAAGACCCGGCGGTTGAACGCATCGCCCGAGCCTTTGCCGAGTCGGCCGTTTCGGCTTTCGTCAACGGCATCGGAGTTCGCGAAGAGAAGAAGTAG